The Candidatus Tanganyikabacteria bacterium region CCGCGGGCCTGCCCCTACCAGGAACTCTGGTGGAGGACCTGGACTGCCCTGGCGCCGCCAGCCGCATCCGGCGCGTGACGCCCCCCTGAGCCAGAGGTTTCGGGAGGCCGTCACCTCACACCAGAGTCAACCGAGCGCTACCGGATGAAATGTCCGGGTTAGACCGCGATCGAGAGACCGGAGGAAGTTGGCTCAGACTTGAGCGGCTAGCCACCGGACAGGGCGAACCGCTTGGCCGGGGGGCCTGACGTGCGTTCGTCGCGAAACTTCCGGCGGAGTGGTGCTGGTTGCCTACGCCCTGACGCTCACCTGCTGCGACACGAGGTCCGGCACCTGGCCCAGCGCGCCGGCCAGCTTCTCGGGATCGCCGCCGCCGCCCTGGGCGAGGTCGGGCTTGCCGCCGCCGCGGCCGCCCATGGCGCCTAGGACGCTGCCGATGAGCTTGCCGGCGTGCGCGCCGCGGCCCACCGCGCCGGGCGAGGCCGCCGCGACCGCGTTGACCTTGCCTTCGACCGCGCTGCCGAGCACCACCACCGCGTCGCCTAGCTTGTCCCGCAGGGCAAGCGCCGCGCCGCGCAGGGCGTCGGGGTCCGCGTCGGGCAGCACGGCGGCCAGGACAAGCAGGCCCGCCATCTCGCGCGCCTCGGAAAGCAGGCTCAGCGCCCGGCCGGCCGCTGCCCTGGCCTTCAGCTCCCTGATGGCCTCGTCGCGCTCCTTCACCTGGTCGCGCAGCCTGGTCACGCGCTCCGGAATCTCCTCGGTCGTGACCTTGAACTCGTCGCGGAGCCCGGCCAGCACGTCCCATTGCCGCCGGAAGAGCTCAAGGGCGGCCCCGCCGCATACCGCGCGGATGCGCCGCACGCCCGCCGAGATGCCCTTCTCCTCGGTGATCTTGAGCAGGCCTATCTCGCCGGTGTTGTGGGCGTGCGTGCCGCCGCACAGTTCGGTCGAGAAGCCGGGCACGTCCACCACCCGCACGACGTCGCCGTACTTCTCGCCGAACATCGCGATGGCGCCCTTCGCCTGCGCCTGGGCGATCGGCAGCTCCTCGTGGCGCACCTCCCGCGCCCGGAAGATCTCGGAGTTGACCAGCTCCTCGACCTGCCGCAACTCCGCCGGCGCGAGGGAGCGCGGGAAGTTGAAGTCGAAGCGCAGCTCGTCGGGCCCGACGTAGGAGCCGGCCTGGGTGGCGGTGGGGCCCAGTACCTGGCGCAACGCCGCGTGGAGCAGGTGCGTGCCGGTGTGGTGGCGCATGGTCGCCCCGCGCCGCGCCGTATCGACCGCCGCCTCGACCGTCTGCCCCTTGGCGGGCGGCGATTCTCCCGCCTCGAGGTAGTGGAGGATCACGTCGCCCTGCTTCTGGGTATCGACGACCCGCGCCAGGCCGATGACGCCCTGGTCGCCTATTTGTCCGCCCGACTCGGCGTAGAAGGGCGTCTGATCGAGCACGACCACGTGGCGATCGTCCTGCTCGACCACCTCGAGCACCCTAGCCTGCGCCGTCGTGGTCTGGTAGCCGAGAAAGCGCGTGGGCGCGGCGGTGCGCACGGAGGCGCCCTTGAAGGTCACGCCGGCCCTTTCTCGGGCCTGGCGGGCGCGCTCGCGCTGCTCGTTCATCTGCGCGTGGAAGCCGGTCTCGTCGACGCCGAGGCCGCGTTCGGCCGCCAATTCCGCCGTGAGCTCGAACGGGAAGCCGTAGGTGTCGTACAGCTCGAATGCGACCTCGCCCGGGATGGTCTGCCCG contains the following coding sequences:
- the alaS gene encoding alanine--tRNA ligase → MKNLRGSDLRDKFLAFFKERAHLHLPSSSLIPRKDPTVLLTTAGMLQFKPYFMGLETAPATRITTVQKCFRTTDLDNVGHTPRHHTFFEMLGNFSFGDYFKDEVIPWAWEFLTVELAMPADRLWITVFTTDDEAEAIWRDKVGVPAGRIKRLGEDSNFWAAGPTGPCGPCSEIFFDFGPERGCGRPECGPDCDCGRFLEVWNLVFMEFNRDESGTLTPLPAKNIDTGMGLERTASVLQGVATNFDTDLFRPLMDLAAGKAGKPYGAGGKTDVSLKIIADHLRASTFLVGDGVTPSNEGRGYVLRRIIRRAVRHGRLLGISGTFLADLAAWVIDNYGGVYPELQQQRAFILDSLGAEEERFNATLDNGMQLFEKAVARHGGQTIPGEVAFELYDTYGFPFELTAELAAERGLGVDETGFHAQMNEQRERARQARERAGVTFKGASVRTAAPTRFLGYQTTTAQARVLEVVEQDDRHVVVLDQTPFYAESGGQIGDQGVIGLARVVDTQKQGDVILHYLEAGESPPAKGQTVEAAVDTARRGATMRHHTGTHLLHAALRQVLGPTATQAGSYVGPDELRFDFNFPRSLAPAELRQVEELVNSEIFRAREVRHEELPIAQAQAKGAIAMFGEKYGDVVRVVDVPGFSTELCGGTHAHNTGEIGLLKITEEKGISAGVRRIRAVCGGAALELFRRQWDVLAGLRDEFKVTTEEIPERVTRLRDQVKERDEAIRELKARAAAGRALSLLSEAREMAGLLVLAAVLPDADPDALRGAALALRDKLGDAVVVLGSAVEGKVNAVAAASPGAVGRGAHAGKLIGSVLGAMGGRGGGKPDLAQGGGGDPEKLAGALGQVPDLVSQQVSVRA